In a genomic window of Stakelama saccharophila:
- a CDS encoding efflux transporter outer membrane subunit: protein MPYPYHRFSSLRPAVALTAFGSALAACTVGPDYHAPDVAVPPHFSEAARPGASARDVDLERWWRSFDDPQLNDLVATALSEGLDMRMAASRIRRARYAAALARAQFLPQVNANAGATRMDFSKNAGFSSLAQLFGGEGGDGGGIALPGGGITTYSAGFDASWELDLFGGVKRSAEAARARLDAARWNSRDASVTLAAEVADSYLQLRTLQHREAILRDEAARQRRLSALQQHRAAVGLTPETDPIRQRAALSATEAAIEPVLVQERIQMHALALLLGKPPGALIDTLSAPNPTAATPPVVPPGLPSELLRRRPDVRAAERRLAAATADIGVAVADLYPKFSLTGAAQLISTSLSSLLESDSLQTRAAGQAVFPILDFGRGRGQVRLREEDREQAYIAYQQTVLTALKDVEDALARVAGEQRRRQRLTESLANAERAEHAAAARQRAGLADISAVLQAQASVLEQRNQLAQSDGALKQALASLYKALGGGWSEATLDRLDGMQRTPLDAPDQPS, encoded by the coding sequence ATGCCATATCCGTACCACCGCTTTTCATCGCTGCGACCGGCTGTCGCGCTGACGGCGTTCGGCTCGGCCCTCGCCGCCTGTACGGTGGGCCCCGACTATCATGCCCCGGACGTCGCGGTGCCCCCGCATTTCAGCGAGGCGGCGCGGCCGGGCGCCTCGGCGCGCGACGTCGATCTGGAGCGGTGGTGGCGAAGTTTCGACGATCCGCAACTGAACGACCTGGTCGCCACCGCCCTGTCCGAAGGGCTCGACATGCGCATGGCGGCGTCGCGCATTCGGCGCGCGCGCTATGCGGCGGCGCTGGCGCGGGCGCAGTTTCTTCCGCAGGTCAATGCGAATGCCGGCGCCACGCGGATGGACTTTTCCAAGAATGCAGGGTTTTCGTCCCTGGCGCAGTTGTTCGGCGGCGAGGGGGGCGACGGTGGCGGCATCGCGCTGCCCGGTGGCGGGATCACCACCTATTCCGCCGGTTTCGACGCGAGCTGGGAACTCGACCTGTTCGGCGGCGTAAAGCGATCGGCCGAGGCGGCACGGGCGCGGCTGGACGCGGCGCGCTGGAATTCCCGTGACGCCAGCGTGACCCTGGCCGCGGAGGTGGCCGACAGCTATCTGCAATTGCGCACGCTCCAGCACCGCGAGGCGATCCTGCGGGACGAGGCCGCCCGGCAGCGGCGCCTGTCGGCGTTGCAGCAGCACCGCGCGGCGGTCGGCCTGACGCCCGAGACCGATCCGATCCGCCAGCGCGCCGCCTTGTCCGCGACCGAGGCGGCGATCGAGCCGGTGCTGGTGCAGGAGCGCATCCAGATGCACGCGCTTGCGCTGTTGCTCGGCAAGCCGCCCGGCGCGCTGATCGACACCCTGTCGGCGCCCAATCCGACCGCCGCGACACCGCCGGTGGTGCCGCCGGGCCTGCCGTCGGAATTGCTCCGGCGGCGACCGGACGTTCGCGCGGCCGAGCGCCGGCTTGCCGCTGCGACCGCCGATATCGGCGTGGCGGTGGCGGACCTCTATCCCAAGTTCAGCCTTACCGGCGCGGCGCAACTCATCTCGACGAGCCTGTCCTCGCTGCTGGAAAGCGACAGCCTGCAGACGCGGGCGGCCGGACAGGCGGTGTTCCCGATCCTCGATTTCGGGCGGGGCCGCGGTCAGGTCCGCCTGCGCGAGGAGGACCGGGAACAGGCCTATATCGCCTACCAGCAGACGGTCCTGACCGCGCTGAAGGATGTCGAGGATGCGCTCGCCCGCGTCGCAGGCGAACAGCGCCGGCGGCAGCGGCTGACGGAATCGCTTGCGAACGCCGAGCGCGCCGAACACGCGGCGGCGGCGCGGCAGCGGGCGGGCCTGGCCGACATCTCGGCCGTGTTGCAGGCGCAGGCATCGGTGCTAGAGCAGCGCAACCAGCTCGCGCAGAGCGACGGCGCGCTGAAACAGGCACTCGCATCGCTTTACAAGGCGCTGGGCGGCGGCTGGAGCGAGGCGACGCTGGATCGCCTGGACGGGATGCAGCGCACACCGCTTGACGCGCCGGATCAACCCTCGTAG
- a CDS encoding class II 3-deoxy-7-phosphoheptulonate synthase, with amino-acid sequence MTTLAGSKIRRFREERSITRAAFGAWFDTPGSTVQGWEEDGKRANAKVVNQIAANGIAHHADWYVALNIAAPDAPEWTPASWMQAEARQLPAYPDADALAAATEQLSSCPPLVFAGEARNLTADLGEVAAGRAFLLQGGDCAESFAEFHPNNIRDTFRVILQMAVVLTFASKLPTVKLGRMAGQFAKPRSAPTERQGDIELPSYRGDIVNDMAFTAEARAPDPQRMIRAYSQSAATVNLLRAFAQGGYANLHQVHRWTHDFLGASPWAKKYAETADRIGEALDFMEACGIDADSVPQLKATQFYTSHEALLLPYEQALTRADSLTGDWYDTSAHFLWIGDRTRFEGSAHVEFLRGIGNPIGMKCGPNLDPDEALRLLDTLNPQRIPGRMTLITRYGHDKIEKHLPALVRAVKREGHPVVWSCDPMHGNVVKAANGFKTRPFDRILDEVRGFFAVHRAEGTYAGGIHTEMTGQNVTECTGGAVAVTEQALADRYHTHCDPRLNASQSLELAFLLAEMLNAEMAERRKAAA; translated from the coding sequence ATGACGACGCTAGCAGGCTCCAAGATCCGCCGCTTCCGCGAGGAGCGCTCCATCACCCGCGCGGCGTTCGGCGCGTGGTTCGACACCCCCGGCAGCACCGTTCAGGGCTGGGAGGAGGACGGCAAGCGCGCCAATGCCAAGGTCGTCAACCAGATCGCCGCCAACGGCATCGCCCACCATGCCGACTGGTATGTCGCGCTCAACATCGCCGCGCCCGACGCTCCCGAATGGACCCCGGCAAGCTGGATGCAGGCGGAGGCGCGCCAGCTCCCCGCCTATCCGGACGCCGACGCCCTCGCCGCCGCCACCGAACAGCTTTCGTCCTGTCCGCCGCTGGTCTTCGCCGGAGAAGCGCGCAACCTCACCGCCGATCTCGGCGAAGTCGCCGCCGGCCGCGCCTTCCTGCTCCAGGGCGGCGACTGCGCGGAGAGCTTTGCCGAGTTCCACCCCAACAACATTCGCGACACCTTCCGCGTCATCCTGCAGATGGCGGTCGTCCTCACCTTCGCCTCGAAGCTGCCGACGGTGAAGCTCGGTCGCATGGCCGGCCAGTTCGCCAAGCCCCGCTCCGCCCCCACCGAGCGCCAGGGCGACATCGAACTGCCCAGCTACCGCGGCGACATCGTCAACGACATGGCCTTCACCGCAGAGGCCCGTGCCCCCGATCCGCAGCGCATGATCCGCGCCTACAGCCAGTCGGCGGCGACGGTGAACCTGCTGCGCGCCTTTGCGCAGGGCGGCTATGCCAATCTCCACCAGGTCCACCGCTGGACGCACGATTTCCTCGGCGCCAGCCCCTGGGCGAAGAAATATGCCGAGACCGCCGACCGCATCGGCGAAGCGCTCGACTTCATGGAGGCCTGCGGCATCGACGCCGACAGCGTGCCCCAGCTAAAGGCCACCCAGTTCTACACCAGCCACGAAGCGCTGCTCCTGCCCTATGAGCAGGCCCTCACCCGCGCCGACAGCCTGACCGGCGACTGGTACGACACATCCGCCCATTTCCTGTGGATCGGCGACCGCACCCGCTTCGAAGGCTCGGCCCATGTCGAGTTCCTGCGCGGCATCGGCAATCCCATCGGCATGAAATGCGGTCCGAACCTCGACCCCGACGAAGCCCTGCGCCTGCTCGACACCCTCAACCCGCAGCGCATCCCCGGCCGCATGACGCTCATCACCCGCTACGGCCACGACAAGATCGAAAAGCACCTCCCCGCCCTCGTCCGCGCGGTAAAGCGCGAGGGGCATCCGGTGGTGTGGAGCTGCGACCCGATGCACGGCAACGTCGTCAAGGCGGCGAACGGCTTCAAGACCCGCCCCTTCGACCGCATCCTGGACGAGGTGCGCGGCTTCTTCGCCGTCCACCGCGCGGAGGGCACCTATGCCGGCGGCATCCATACCGAAATGACCGGCCAGAACGTCACCGAATGCACCGGCGGCGCGGTCGCCGTCACCGAACAGGCACTGGCCGACCGCTACCACACCCACTGCGACCCGCGCCTCAACGCGAGCCAGAGCCTGGAACTGGCGTTCCTGCTGGCCGAGATGCTCAACGCGGAGATGGCGGAGCGGCGGAAGGCGGCGGCTTAG
- a CDS encoding D-2-hydroxyacid dehydrogenase has translation MKAVLPTLARPLLEEKLPGGLDIRWFESREEAQEMIVDADIAWVDMQRSKHTAETIAKGERLKWLFTLYAGVDPFDLDLLRERGTIVTNGVGINTIAVAEYAVMGVLVAAKRYDDVVRHADGHEWLTDAPGKVELYDTKALVIGYGAIGKAIGDRLAAFGVTVTGVTRSGRDGTLTPDQWRERLVEFDWVILAAPSTGETHALIGAAELEAMKKTAWLVNIARGDMVDQDELIKALKKSRIGGAFLDTVTPEPMPEDHPLWSAPNVLMTMHLAGRSQTKMFQRAATLFLENLEAFREGREMRNVVDLNAGY, from the coding sequence ATGAAAGCCGTCCTGCCCACCCTCGCCCGCCCGCTTCTCGAGGAAAAGCTGCCCGGCGGCCTCGACATCCGCTGGTTCGAGTCTCGCGAAGAGGCGCAGGAGATGATCGTCGATGCCGACATTGCCTGGGTCGACATGCAGCGCTCGAAACACACGGCGGAAACCATCGCCAAGGGCGAGCGGCTGAAATGGCTCTTCACCCTCTATGCCGGCGTCGACCCGTTCGATCTCGATCTGCTGCGCGAGCGCGGCACCATCGTCACCAACGGCGTCGGCATCAACACCATCGCGGTCGCAGAATATGCGGTGATGGGCGTCCTCGTCGCGGCCAAGCGCTATGACGACGTCGTCCGCCACGCCGACGGCCACGAATGGCTGACCGACGCCCCCGGAAAGGTCGAGCTGTACGATACGAAAGCGCTCGTCATCGGCTATGGCGCCATCGGCAAGGCGATCGGCGACCGGCTCGCCGCATTCGGCGTGACGGTGACCGGCGTCACCCGCTCCGGCCGTGACGGCACGCTCACCCCGGACCAGTGGCGCGAGCGCTTGGTCGAGTTCGACTGGGTGATTCTCGCCGCCCCCTCGACGGGCGAGACCCATGCCCTGATCGGCGCGGCCGAGCTGGAGGCTATGAAGAAGACCGCCTGGCTCGTGAACATCGCGCGCGGCGACATGGTCGACCAGGACGAACTGATCAAGGCGCTCAAAAAGTCCCGCATTGGCGGTGCCTTCCTCGATACCGTCACGCCCGAGCCGATGCCCGAGGACCATCCCCTGTGGTCCGCGCCCAATGTGCTGATGACGATGCACCTGGCGGGTCGTAGCCAGACGAAGATGTTCCAGCGCGCCGCGACGCTGTTCCTCGAAAATCTCGAGGCCTTCCGCGAGGGCCGCGAGATGCGGAACGTCGTCGACCTGAACGCCGGCTACTGA
- the trpS gene encoding tryptophan--tRNA ligase, protein MRIVSGIQTTGNLHLGNYLGAIKQWVAMQNDVAATGGDCLFFLADLHSLTVAIPPAERARTTIEMAATLLAAGIDPDKAILFNQARVPAHAELCWILQGTARMGWLGRMTQWKDKAGKNREGASVGLFTYPVLQAADVLVYNATHVPVGEDQKQHLELARDIATKFNTDFDTELFTLPEPFVSKAAPRIMSLRDGAAKMSKSDPSDMTRINLTDDDDAIAQKFRKARTDPAPLPDTMDALADRPEARNLVTIFAALADRTPQSVVTEYAGQGFGTFKPALADLAIARLGPIRDRLTRLLDNPDAVTAHLVRGAERADALAAPMLQAAQHATGLQV, encoded by the coding sequence ATGCGCATCGTCTCCGGCATCCAGACCACCGGCAATCTGCACCTCGGCAACTATCTGGGCGCGATCAAGCAATGGGTCGCGATGCAAAACGATGTCGCGGCGACAGGTGGCGACTGCCTGTTCTTCCTCGCCGACCTGCACTCGCTCACCGTGGCGATTCCGCCCGCCGAACGCGCGCGGACCACGATCGAGATGGCCGCCACCCTGCTCGCCGCCGGCATCGACCCGGACAAGGCGATCCTGTTCAACCAGGCGCGCGTGCCCGCCCATGCGGAGCTTTGCTGGATTCTGCAGGGCACGGCGCGCATGGGCTGGCTCGGCCGCATGACGCAGTGGAAGGACAAGGCCGGCAAGAACCGGGAAGGCGCCAGCGTCGGCCTGTTCACCTATCCGGTGCTCCAGGCAGCAGACGTCCTGGTCTATAACGCCACGCACGTTCCCGTGGGCGAGGATCAGAAACAGCATCTCGAACTGGCCCGCGACATCGCCACGAAATTCAACACCGATTTCGACACCGAACTGTTCACCCTGCCCGAACCCTTCGTATCGAAGGCGGCGCCGCGGATCATGAGCCTGCGCGACGGCGCGGCGAAGATGTCCAAGTCCGACCCTTCCGACATGACGCGCATCAACCTGACCGACGACGACGACGCCATCGCGCAGAAATTCCGCAAGGCGCGCACCGACCCCGCCCCGCTGCCCGACACCATGGATGCCCTTGCCGATCGGCCGGAGGCGCGCAACCTCGTCACGATCTTCGCCGCCCTTGCCGACCGCACGCCGCAATCGGTGGTTACCGAATATGCCGGCCAGGGCTTCGGCACGTTCAAACCCGCGCTCGCGGACCTCGCCATCGCGCGGCTCGGCCCTATCCGCGACCGCCTGACGCGCTTGCTCGACAATCCGGACGCCGTCACGGCCCATCTCGTACGCGGTGCCGAGCGTGCCGATGCGCTCGCCGCGCCCATGCTGCAGGCCGCCCAGCACGCCACCGGCCTGCAGGTCTGA
- the murJ gene encoding murein biosynthesis integral membrane protein MurJ, whose product MNLTRALGSVGGLTLASRILALGRDTLQATFVGAGFASDAFLVAFRLPNMFRSLFAEGAFSAAFIPLFNRKVAEADDLSAGLRFAEQALAVLFPILVVMTLVMLAAAWPLTWALSGGFDDPSRAQFAFAVTLSRFTIPYLMLISLASLLGGILNSLDKFWVNAAAPILLNVAMISGLWFFHGDGPYETARVQAISVTIGGMLQLGWLMLACRRAGISLRLRRPRFDKDVRELMALILPAAAGAGATQINLLISTALAGGLLDAGSISYIYYADRLNQLPLGLIGIGLGTILLPTISRLIGQGKEAEARETQNRGIELALFLTLPATIAFLVSAQPILAGLFQHGQFTAIDSERSSWALAAFSLGLPSYVLVKVLTPAFYARSDTRTPVRFATISVGVNIVGNLILIPLIAHIGPPLATAIAATVNAVLLYRTLRARGQMEADARLRRRVPRLLLAALLMGVALFFLDGFIAPWTTGDLLARVTGLTLLVGGGVAVYALACIATGAYRIADLTAMLRRRPANS is encoded by the coding sequence GTGAACCTGACACGCGCCCTGGGGTCGGTTGGCGGGCTCACGCTCGCCAGCCGCATACTCGCCCTGGGGCGCGACACGCTCCAGGCGACGTTCGTCGGCGCGGGCTTCGCATCCGACGCCTTTCTCGTCGCCTTCCGATTGCCCAACATGTTCCGGTCGCTCTTTGCCGAGGGTGCCTTTTCCGCCGCCTTCATCCCGCTGTTCAACCGCAAGGTGGCGGAAGCCGACGATCTGAGTGCGGGCCTCCGCTTCGCCGAACAGGCGCTGGCGGTCCTGTTCCCGATCCTGGTAGTGATGACGCTGGTGATGTTGGCCGCCGCCTGGCCGCTCACCTGGGCGCTGTCGGGCGGGTTCGACGATCCCAGCCGCGCGCAGTTCGCGTTCGCCGTCACGCTGTCGCGCTTCACCATCCCCTATCTGATGCTGATCTCGCTAGCGTCGCTGCTGGGTGGGATCCTCAATTCGCTCGACAAGTTCTGGGTGAACGCCGCTGCCCCCATCCTGCTCAACGTCGCGATGATTTCCGGCCTGTGGTTCTTCCACGGCGACGGCCCGTACGAGACCGCGCGCGTCCAGGCGATCTCCGTCACCATCGGCGGCATGTTGCAGCTCGGCTGGCTGATGCTCGCCTGTCGCAGGGCCGGCATCAGCCTGCGCCTGCGCCGCCCGCGTTTCGACAAGGACGTGCGCGAACTGATGGCGCTGATCCTGCCGGCCGCCGCCGGTGCCGGCGCCACGCAGATCAACCTGCTGATCTCCACCGCGCTCGCCGGCGGGCTGCTCGATGCGGGTTCGATCTCCTACATCTATTATGCCGATCGGCTGAACCAGTTGCCGCTCGGCCTGATCGGGATCGGTCTCGGCACCATCCTGTTGCCCACCATCTCGCGCCTGATCGGCCAGGGCAAGGAAGCGGAAGCGAGAGAGACGCAGAATCGCGGCATCGAACTCGCTCTGTTCCTGACGCTGCCCGCCACCATCGCCTTTCTCGTCTCCGCCCAGCCGATCCTCGCCGGCCTGTTCCAGCACGGGCAATTCACCGCGATCGACAGCGAACGCAGCAGTTGGGCGCTTGCCGCCTTCTCGCTCGGCCTGCCCTCCTATGTGCTGGTAAAGGTGCTGACCCCCGCATTCTATGCTCGGTCGGATACCAGGACGCCGGTGCGCTTCGCCACCATTTCGGTCGGCGTCAATATCGTCGGCAACCTCATCCTCATCCCGCTGATCGCCCATATCGGCCCGCCATTGGCGACGGCGATCGCGGCCACCGTAAACGCGGTGCTGCTCTACCGGACGCTGCGCGCGCGCGGCCAGATGGAAGCCGATGCCCGGCTGCGCCGCCGCGTGCCGCGGCTGCTCCTCGCCGCGCTCCTGATGGGGGTCGCCTTGTTCTTCCTCGACGGTTTCATCGCGCCATGGACGACCGGCGACCTGCTTGCCCGGGTGACCGGTCTGACGCTACTGGTCGGCGGCGGCGTCGCGGTCTATGCGCTCGCCTGCATCGCCACCGGCGCCTATCGCATTGCGGATCTCACCGCGATGCTGCGCCGCCGCCCCGCCAATTCGTAA
- the secB gene encoding protein-export chaperone SecB: MAEQENGANTGSTAPNGADTAAENAPMANVLSQYVKDLSFENPNAPAVFQKNGQPQIDVQFNIGANQVGDGVHEVILKIEAKATVEGQTAFLVDLSYAGLFGLRNVPEEHVRPFMLAEAPRILFPFARRVLADAVRDGGFAPLMLEPIDFNALFQQQAQEQGFNLQASGADIGQA, from the coding sequence ATGGCCGAGCAGGAAAACGGCGCGAATACTGGTTCCACTGCGCCCAACGGCGCCGACACCGCGGCGGAAAACGCGCCGATGGCGAACGTGCTTTCGCAATATGTGAAGGACCTGTCCTTCGAAAATCCCAACGCGCCGGCGGTGTTCCAGAAGAACGGCCAGCCTCAGATCGACGTGCAGTTCAACATCGGCGCCAATCAGGTCGGCGACGGCGTGCACGAGGTGATTCTCAAGATCGAGGCGAAGGCGACCGTCGAGGGGCAGACCGCGTTCCTCGTCGATCTCAGCTATGCCGGCCTGTTCGGCCTGCGCAACGTGCCCGAAGAGCATGTCCGCCCCTTCATGCTGGCGGAAGCGCCGCGCATCCTGTTCCCGTTCGCCCGCCGCGTGCTGGCCGATGCGGTGCGCGACGGCGGCTTCGCCCCGCTGATGCTGGAGCCGATCGACTTCAACGCATTGTTCCAGCAGCAGGCGCAGGAACAGGGCTTCAACCTGCAGGCATCGGGCGCCGATATCGGCCAGGCCTGA
- a CDS encoding Tim44/TimA family putative adaptor protein yields MLYIVLLAMVAAFLALRLYSVLGKRTGHEQPLTKPAEERVGARPVARTIDMPQQPRDEAGRRLDPGAENGIRALVAADSSFDVAQFLDGSKAAYRMVLEAFWKGDRKTLEWLAGDDVRRAFESAIDEREKAGHTLDNRLVSIEEAKILDAEVHGREARVTVRFDADIAAVTRDADGNVIGGSMSDAVETHDIWTFGRTLGSDDPNWKLIETDEV; encoded by the coding sequence GTGCTTTACATCGTTCTCCTCGCCATGGTCGCCGCGTTCCTGGCGCTTCGGCTGTATTCGGTGCTCGGCAAGCGCACCGGACACGAACAGCCGCTGACCAAGCCGGCCGAAGAACGCGTCGGCGCGCGACCGGTCGCGCGCACCATCGACATGCCGCAACAGCCGCGTGACGAGGCCGGCCGCCGGCTCGATCCCGGCGCGGAAAACGGAATCCGCGCGCTGGTCGCGGCCGATTCCTCGTTCGACGTGGCCCAGTTCCTTGACGGTTCGAAGGCGGCCTATCGCATGGTACTCGAGGCGTTCTGGAAGGGCGATCGCAAGACGCTGGAATGGCTGGCCGGCGATGATGTACGCCGGGCGTTCGAAAGCGCGATCGACGAGCGGGAAAAGGCGGGCCACACGCTCGACAACCGGCTGGTGTCGATTGAGGAGGCGAAGATCCTCGATGCCGAAGTCCATGGCCGCGAAGCGCGGGTGACGGTGCGATTCGACGCCGATATCGCGGCGGTGACGCGCGATGCCGACGGCAATGTCATCGGCGGATCGATGAGCGACGCCGTCGAAACCCATGATATCTGGACCTTCGGTCGGACGCTGGGCAGCGACGACCCCAATTGGAAACTGATCGAGACAGACGAGGTCTGA
- the mltA gene encoding murein transglycosylase A gives MRFGGAIALAALLGACSGSMVPPGEGAGAPPTAAPANPPARTPPPAMPMAPMAAPAAPDGAVTALASGIVAGPPTIDLPIGSDGAARALEAFRRSCPSLLRGGDKSGLTGGADWRTVCDRARHATDAGRFFTEQFETVQVGRGDTFATGYYEPEIAASRKRRAGYATPIYARPADLIDADLGRFSDSLAKKTVRGRVSGTSFVPYYDRAEIEGGALAGRGLELAWAADPVAAFFLQIQGSGRLRLRDGSVMRVGYAGQNGRDYVSIGKLMRERELLAPGQASMQGIVDWLHRHRQAGAALMRENKSYVFFRELTGPGPIGAMGLPVTPRTSIAADPAFVPMGAPVFLSLDRSDATGLWVAQDTGGAIKGANRFDTFWGAGEEARAIAGGMSARGTAFVLVPRGTLAKLQADGRTTP, from the coding sequence ATGCGATTTGGGGGGGCAATCGCGCTGGCGGCGCTGCTTGGGGCCTGTTCCGGTTCGATGGTCCCGCCGGGCGAGGGGGCCGGGGCGCCACCCACTGCCGCGCCCGCCAATCCGCCCGCCCGCACGCCGCCGCCGGCGATGCCGATGGCACCCATGGCCGCACCCGCCGCACCGGATGGCGCCGTCACCGCGCTGGCGAGCGGCATCGTTGCCGGGCCGCCGACCATTGATTTGCCGATCGGTTCCGACGGCGCCGCGCGCGCGCTGGAGGCGTTTCGCCGATCATGCCCATCGCTGCTGCGCGGCGGCGACAAATCCGGCCTGACCGGGGGCGCGGACTGGCGGACGGTGTGCGACCGGGCCAGGCACGCGACCGACGCCGGCCGGTTCTTTACGGAACAGTTCGAAACGGTGCAGGTGGGGCGGGGCGACACCTTCGCCACCGGCTATTATGAGCCCGAGATCGCGGCCTCACGCAAGCGCCGCGCCGGCTATGCGACGCCGATCTATGCCCGACCGGCGGACCTGATCGACGCCGATCTCGGCCGTTTTTCGGATTCGCTGGCCAAAAAGACGGTGCGCGGGCGGGTTTCGGGCACGAGCTTCGTACCCTATTACGATCGGGCGGAAATCGAGGGCGGCGCACTGGCCGGTCGCGGGCTCGAACTCGCCTGGGCGGCGGACCCGGTGGCGGCGTTCTTTCTGCAGATCCAGGGATCGGGTCGGCTGCGCCTGCGCGATGGTTCGGTCATGCGGGTCGGCTATGCCGGGCAGAATGGCCGCGATTATGTGAGCATCGGCAAATTGATGCGCGAGCGCGAACTGTTGGCGCCCGGCCAGGCGTCGATGCAGGGAATCGTCGACTGGTTGCACCGCCACCGGCAGGCGGGCGCCGCGCTGATGCGCGAGAATAAGAGCTACGTCTTCTTTCGCGAACTGACGGGTCCGGGGCCGATCGGGGCGATGGGTCTGCCGGTGACACCGCGCACGAGCATTGCCGCCGACCCCGCCTTCGTGCCGATGGGCGCGCCGGTGTTCCTGTCGCTCGACCGGTCGGATGCGACCGGCCTGTGGGTGGCGCAGGATACCGGCGGGGCGATCAAGGGCGCCAACCGGTTCGATACATTCTGGGGCGCGGGCGAGGAGGCGCGCGCGATCGCGGGCGGCATGTCGGCGCGCGGGACCGCCTTCGTACTGGTGCCGCGTGGAACGCTGGCGAAATTGCAGGCCGATGGCCGGACGACGCCTTAG
- a CDS encoding Smr/MutS family protein gives MAGRRLSDAERALWQRVTSGVRPLEPGRPATPTAPAKARARDVAAPVAPSPRIAPAPVATRAVPGLDGGWDRRIGKGRIEPDRTIDLHGHSLASAHAMLDRGLAEAIHLGERVILLVTGRAPRGEGMRPHVRGSIRASVEDWIAVSPHAARIAAIRPAHPRHGGAGALYVILRRARTTG, from the coding sequence ATGGCCGGACGACGCCTTAGCGACGCCGAGCGCGCATTGTGGCAGCGGGTAACGTCCGGGGTGCGGCCGCTGGAGCCCGGTCGGCCGGCGACGCCGACTGCACCGGCGAAGGCGCGGGCGCGCGACGTGGCCGCGCCCGTGGCGCCGTCGCCCAGGATCGCGCCGGCGCCCGTCGCCACGCGCGCGGTGCCGGGGCTGGACGGCGGATGGGACCGGCGCATCGGCAAGGGGCGGATCGAACCCGATCGCACGATCGACCTGCATGGCCACAGCCTGGCCTCCGCCCATGCGATGCTCGATCGCGGCCTGGCCGAGGCGATCCATTTGGGCGAGCGGGTGATCCTGCTCGTGACCGGCAGGGCGCCGAGGGGCGAGGGCATGCGGCCCCATGTTCGCGGCTCGATCCGCGCGTCGGTGGAGGACTGGATCGCGGTGTCGCCGCACGCCGCGCGGATCGCCGCGATCCGGCCGGCGCATCCGCGCCACGGCGGCGCCGGCGCACTTTACGTCATTCTTCGGCGCGCGCGAACGACCGGCTGA
- the dapE gene encoding succinyl-diaminopimelate desuccinylase — protein MTDESMLRDAVALASRLIDAESVTPAGPAVFDALEAMLHPLGFAVERFHAGEAPDGPVENLLAVRGTGSPHFAFAGHLDVVPPGEGWSSDPFAADIRGGLLYGRGAVDMKGAIAAFVAAVARQAAGNGTLSLIITGDEEGPAIHGTRALIDRLRGRSLIPDLCLVGEPTSVDRLGDTIKIGRRGSVNIWIDVPGRQGHVAYPHLADNPVPKLVRALAAIDALPLDQGTEWFQPSNIEITDLAVGNPAHNVIPAAASARISIRFNDLHRGEDLARLIERTVHAHAPEATVTPRISGEAFLTEPGPFSDLVSDAIQAEAGTCPTLSTGGGTSDARFLSQLCPVVEFGLVNATMHKLDEAVAVADLDRLSRIYADILARAFRR, from the coding sequence ATGACTGATGAATCGATGCTTCGCGACGCCGTCGCCCTCGCCAGCCGACTGATCGACGCGGAAAGCGTAACGCCGGCGGGACCCGCCGTCTTCGACGCGCTGGAGGCGATGTTGCACCCGCTCGGCTTCGCCGTCGAGCGATTCCATGCCGGCGAAGCACCGGATGGACCCGTCGAAAACCTGCTCGCGGTGCGGGGCACCGGATCGCCGCACTTCGCCTTTGCCGGACATCTCGACGTCGTGCCGCCCGGCGAAGGCTGGTCGAGCGACCCGTTCGCGGCGGACATCCGCGGCGGCCTGCTCTACGGGCGCGGCGCCGTCGACATGAAGGGGGCGATCGCCGCGTTCGTCGCCGCTGTCGCCCGCCAGGCGGCGGGGAACGGCACGCTCAGCCTGATCATCACGGGCGACGAGGAAGGCCCCGCCATCCACGGCACCCGCGCGCTGATCGACCGCCTGCGCGGGCGCTCGCTCATTCCCGACCTGTGCCTGGTGGGCGAGCCGACCTCGGTCGATCGACTGGGCGACACGATCAAGATCGGCCGGCGCGGATCGGTCAATATCTGGATCGACGTGCCGGGCCGGCAGGGGCACGTGGCCTATCCGCATCTCGCCGACAATCCGGTGCCGAAACTGGTACGCGCGCTCGCCGCCATCGACGCCCTCCCGCTCGACCAGGGCACCGAATGGTTCCAGCCCTCGAATATCGAGATCACCGACCTGGCCGTCGGCAATCCTGCCCATAACGTCATCCCCGCCGCTGCCTCCGCCCGCATCAGCATCCGTTTCAACGACCTCCATCGCGGTGAGGACCTGGCCCGACTGATCGAGCGCACCGTCCATGCCCATGCGCCCGAAGCGACCGTTACCCCGCGCATTTCCGGCGAGGCCTTCCTGACCGAGCCCGGCCCGTTTTCCGATCTCGTTTCCGACGCGATCCAGGCGGAAGCGGGTACATGTCCCACCCTGTCGACCGGCGGCGGCACGTCGGACGCGCGCTTCCTGTCGCAGCTCTGCCCGGTGGTGGAATTCGGCCTGGTCAACGCGACGATGCACAAGCTGGACGAAGCCGTGGCCGTGGCCGACCTGGACCGGCTGAGCCGGATCTATGCCGACATCCTCGCACGGGCCTTCAGGCGGTAA